Within the Streptomyces sp. YIM 121038 genome, the region CTATCTGGAGCCGTGGCCGCGCGACCCGGTCCAGGCACTCACCAAGGACCTCACCCAGCGGTGGCCCGAAGCGGTCCCCTACCGGGGGATCTTCGGCACCGGACTCGACCCGCACCTGACGATCGCCACCAGCGAGGCGCCTGCCGCGCAAGAGGCCGCGTACGACGAGCTGGAGCGCGAACTCGCCCCCGCGCTGCCGCTGGTCTGCCCCGTACGCGCGGTCGAGCTCATCGCGTGGGACGGCGTGCGGTGGCAGGGCCGGGCCCGGTACCGGCTGGGGTGACGGCTCACTTGGGCGCGCGCCCCGTGCGCAGCATGCGCAGGACGGCTCGCTCGACGGGCCCCCGCGTCGCCGGGATCCCGTACGTGCCGGTGGCGCCGAGGCGCGGCAGGACGGCGGCCACGGTGACGCCCTCCTCGTACAGCTCGATGACCCGGGGGTTGATGTACGAGGCACGGCAGACGGCCGGAGTGTTGCCGAGGTAGGCGGCGACCTCCTGGACCGACCGGCTGATGGCGCGCTTGCGGGCCCGCTCGCTGTGCGCGGCGCCCTGGGACACGGCGAGGGCCACGGCCGCCATGACGGTCGCGTGCCAGGTCCTGAAGTCCTTGGCGGTGATCTCCAGACCGGCCAACTCCTTCAGGTAGGCGTTGACTTCGTCGCTGCTGAGCTCGTGCCAGTCGGGGCGCTCCCAGTAGGCGAACAGCCGGTCGCCGCCGCTGCGGCGGTGTGCCAGCGCGCTGAGACTGCGGCACGCGGGCGGGTCCGCGACCGCTTGCACCTGCTCCTTGCCCTGCTTGGAGGGGTAGGTGAACACCACCTCGCCGCGCTCGCGGCGGGTGTGCTCGCGCAGCAGCGTGGTGAGGCCGTAGGTGTCGTTCAGATCGGCGTAGCGGTCGCTGCCGATCCGGAAGAACCCCAGGTCGAGAAGGCGTACGGCGGTGGCGAGGACTCTCTGCCGGGTGAGCCCGCGGTCATCCAGGTGTGCCTCCACGGCCTGCCGCACCTTCGGCAGGCGGGCCGCGACGTCGAGGACGTGCTCGTGCTTGGCCCGCTCCTGTTCGGCGCGGAACCGCGGGTGGTACAGATACTGGCGGCGCCCGGCGGCGTCGGTGCCGACGGCCTGGAGGTGGCCGTTCGCCTTGGCGCAGATCCAGACGTCCTGCCACGCCGGAGGGATCACCAGTGCCTTGACGCGCTCCAGCTCGGCGCGGTCGCGTACGGGACGGCCGTGCGGATCGAGGTACCGGAAGCCGCGCCCGTGCCGTTTGCGGGCGTAGCCCGGCTCGGTGGGGCGGCTGTGGGAGAGGCGCACACGTACCTCCAGGACCTCGCGGCGGGCGGCCGTCGGCGCGCTTCAGCCCGCCGCGTTGTCGACGCGCAGGCGCACCTGCTCCGCCAGGCGCCGCAGGCTGTCGTCCAGCGCGGCGTCGACGGCCTCCTGGCCCGGGTCGTGGCTCTCGTCGAGGAAGGTGAGGTGCACCGTCGCCTCGCCGGAGCCGCCCTCGCCTCCGGTGACCTGGAGCCAGCCGGTGTAGCTGTCCTGGTCGCGGGTGCCCCATTCGAGCCGCATCTGCTCGCGTCGGACGCGCAGCTCGGCGGCGGTGTCCTCGTCCGTGCGGTCCTCGTGCACGGTCACGTCGGGGAGGTGCCCGGCCCGCACGTGGAGGGCACCCGGCAGCCAGCTGTCGAGCCCGTCGACGTTGGCGGCCTGGTCGAAGACGTACTCGGGCGGCGCGGGCATCGTGCGCGAACGCTCGTACTCGGTCATGGCGGTCCCGTCCTCGGGTGGCGGCCGTACGGCGGGACGGGTACCCGCCGTACGCGAACATGACCCCCTGGGGAGCCTCAGTGGCCGAGGGCCCGCTTGAGTTCCTTCTTGTTCATCGACGAGCGGCCCTCGATGTTCTTCTTCTTGGCCTCCTCGTACAGCTGGTCACGGGTGGGGCCCTGGGAGCCGCTGTGCGAGCGCTCGCCGCCGCGCTGGTACGCGGACTTCTTGTCCTGCGTCGAGGTCTTGCTCGCGGTCTTGGACTCGCCGGAGCGCGCCCGCTCCTTGTTGACCGTCCGGGCGGCGATTTCCTTCGCGCGCTTCGTGGACTCCCCGCGCTGCTCCGCGCTCTCCTTGATGTGCTCGTACTGGCGCTCACGCTTCTTGCTGGATCCAGCAGGCATGGGACGACCTCTCTCGGGTTTCTGTCTCCTGCGCGGTGACTCCCGTGTCCGGTCACTCGCTCGGGTCCGCGTGCGGTGCCGCGCTCGGGCTCGTGGCGGTCGACGGCCTTGCGGTCGACGGCCTTGACCAGGCCCCGTCGA harbors:
- a CDS encoding 2'-5' RNA ligase family protein — protein: MTTDGGPTEGEHGAGGWPDTAGDTALTIKVPQADPLVRAGFPAHVTVLYPFLHESRIDAPLQRELSALFAGHDAFTLTFAEFGRYPGVLYLEPWPRDPVQALTKDLTQRWPEAVPYRGIFGTGLDPHLTIATSEAPAAQEAAYDELERELAPALPLVCPVRAVELIAWDGVRWQGRARYRLG
- a CDS encoding DNA topoisomerase IB, which codes for MRLSHSRPTEPGYARKRHGRGFRYLDPHGRPVRDRAELERVKALVIPPAWQDVWICAKANGHLQAVGTDAAGRRQYLYHPRFRAEQERAKHEHVLDVAARLPKVRQAVEAHLDDRGLTRQRVLATAVRLLDLGFFRIGSDRYADLNDTYGLTTLLREHTRRERGEVVFTYPSKQGKEQVQAVADPPACRSLSALAHRRSGGDRLFAYWERPDWHELSSDEVNAYLKELAGLEITAKDFRTWHATVMAAVALAVSQGAAHSERARKRAISRSVQEVAAYLGNTPAVCRASYINPRVIELYEEGVTVAAVLPRLGATGTYGIPATRGPVERAVLRMLRTGRAPK
- a CDS encoding SRPBCC family protein; this encodes MTEYERSRTMPAPPEYVFDQAANVDGLDSWLPGALHVRAGHLPDVTVHEDRTDEDTAAELRVRREQMRLEWGTRDQDSYTGWLQVTGGEGGSGEATVHLTFLDESHDPGQEAVDAALDDSLRRLAEQVRLRVDNAAG
- a CDS encoding plasmid stabilization protein, which gives rise to MPAGSSKKRERQYEHIKESAEQRGESTKRAKEIAARTVNKERARSGESKTASKTSTQDKKSAYQRGGERSHSGSQGPTRDQLYEEAKKKNIEGRSSMNKKELKRALGH